A window from Deinococcus planocerae encodes these proteins:
- the pgeF gene encoding peptidoglycan editing factor PgeF translates to MRTDTDRLMVLRSPLLPLPHAFTTRAGGVSTGAYGAPAGGGGLNLDDREDDPGLVAENRRRLAGALGFDEERVARLNQVHGTQVCEARAGVQDGDALVTTEPGLLLAVGTADCYPVLLADEAAGVIGAAHAGWRGTLGRIAARTVEAMVERGARPEQIRAAVGPGICGERYPVGADVARGFREAGLGDFVLEKGGASHLDLAEANRAVLLTAGLLSGHIWVSGRCSTEAEFYSYRRDGGRTGRMWAVIGLPGEKGGAA, encoded by the coding sequence ATGCGAACCGATACTGACCGCCTGATGGTGCTGCGTTCCCCCCTGTTACCGCTGCCGCACGCGTTCACCACGCGCGCCGGGGGCGTGTCCACGGGCGCCTACGGGGCGCCTGCGGGCGGGGGGGGCCTGAACCTCGACGACCGCGAGGACGACCCCGGGCTCGTCGCCGAGAACCGCCGCCGCCTGGCGGGGGCCCTCGGCTTCGACGAGGAGCGGGTGGCCCGCCTGAATCAGGTCCACGGCACCCAGGTTTGCGAGGCGCGAGCGGGCGTGCAAGACGGCGACGCCCTGGTGACGACCGAGCCGGGCCTCCTCCTCGCGGTCGGCACGGCGGACTGCTACCCGGTCCTGCTCGCGGACGAGGCGGCGGGCGTGATCGGCGCGGCGCACGCGGGCTGGCGGGGCACGCTGGGAAGGATCGCGGCGCGCACGGTGGAGGCGATGGTGGAGCGCGGGGCCAGGCCCGAGCAGATTCGGGCGGCGGTCGGCCCCGGCATCTGCGGCGAGCGGTATCCGGTGGGCGCGGACGTGGCGCGGGGGTTCCGGGAGGCGGGCCTGGGTGACTTCGTTCTGGAAAAAGGCGGCGCCTCCCACCTCGACCTCGCGGAGGCCAACCGGGCCGTGCTGCTCACGGCGGGGCTCCTCTCCGGCCACATCTGGGTGAGCGGGCGGTGCTCGACCGAGGCCGAGTTCTACTCCTACCGCCGCGACGGGGGGCGCACGGGCCGGATGTGGGCCGTGATCGGCCTGCCGGGGGAGAAGGGGGGCGCGGCGTGA
- a CDS encoding enoyl-ACP reductase FabI, whose product MTVSVDLSGKTALVMGVANARSLGWAIAEQLLAAGCRVGFSYQGERLRGELDKLLAGREGVWSQQADATVEEDLTALFTRVRDEFGGLDILVHSIAFAPRTAMEGRFLDTTPEDWNTALTVSAYTLVSTARHAEPLLRDGGSIVSLTYHASQQVVPKYNVMGVAKAALEAATRYLASEMGGQGVRVNTISAGPMRTIAARSIPGFGTMYEKAAASAPLGRNATPEEVGKLALFLLSDLGSGVTGQTMYVDAGASIMSMKVE is encoded by the coding sequence ATGACCGTTTCCGTTGACCTGTCGGGCAAGACCGCCCTCGTGATGGGCGTCGCCAACGCGCGCAGCCTCGGCTGGGCCATCGCGGAGCAGCTCCTGGCCGCCGGGTGCCGGGTGGGCTTTTCCTACCAGGGCGAGCGCCTCAGGGGCGAACTCGACAAGCTCCTCGCGGGCCGGGAGGGCGTGTGGTCCCAGCAGGCCGACGCGACGGTGGAAGAGGACCTGACGGCCCTGTTTACCCGCGTGCGCGACGAGTTCGGCGGCCTCGACATCCTCGTCCACTCCATCGCCTTCGCCCCCCGCACGGCGATGGAGGGCCGCTTCCTCGACACGACCCCCGAGGACTGGAACACGGCCCTCACCGTCAGCGCCTACACGCTCGTCTCTACCGCCCGTCACGCCGAGCCCCTGCTCCGGGACGGCGGCAGCATCGTCAGCCTGACGTACCACGCCTCGCAGCAGGTCGTGCCCAAGTACAACGTCATGGGCGTGGCGAAGGCGGCGCTGGAGGCGGCCACCCGCTACCTCGCCTCGGAGATGGGCGGCCAGGGAGTCCGCGTGAACACCATCAGCGCCGGGCCGATGCGCACCATCGCCGCCCGCTCGATCCCCGGCTTCGGCACGATGTACGAGAAGGCCGCCGCGAGTGCCCCCCTGGGCCGCAACGCCACCCCCGAGGAGGTCGGCAAACTGGCCCTCTTCCTGCTCTCGGACCTGGGCAGCGGCGTGACCGGCCAGACGATGTACGTGGACGCCGGGGCGAGCATCATGAGCATGAAGGTGGAATAG
- a CDS encoding isochorismatase family protein, whose product MTSTPVALLLLTAQRHHLEDHPQERALSAAWQRRVLSARAAGSLVVHVQWDGASGTPGETFSRGWVLHPDFRAEAGDLPLRAAHPDAFAGSGLDAELRRRGVTKLHLLTLPGTELLPATAETARGLGYEVRVFEAQPQTLGTPG is encoded by the coding sequence ATGACCTCCACGCCCGTGGCCCTCCTCCTGCTCACCGCCCAGCGGCACCACCTGGAAGACCACCCGCAGGAGCGGGCGCTGTCGGCGGCGTGGCAGAGGCGGGTGCTCTCGGCGCGGGCGGCGGGCTCCCTCGTCGTCCACGTGCAGTGGGACGGGGCCTCGGGAACGCCGGGCGAGACCTTCTCGCGGGGGTGGGTGCTGCACCCCGACTTCCGGGCGGAGGCGGGTGACCTGCCGCTGCGGGCCGCGCACCCCGACGCCTTCGCGGGCTCGGGGCTCGATGCCGAGTTGCGGCGGCGCGGGGTGACGAAACTCCACCTTCTGACCCTGCCCGGCACCGAGCTGTTGCCCGCCACGGCGGAGACGGCACGCGGCCTGGGGTACGAGGTCCGGGTTTTCGAAGCCCAGCCTCAAACGCTGGGAACCCCGGGGTGA
- a CDS encoding acyltransferase — MTWLKPVSIDGDAQAAYNEFLRDLEGRLADPATDRSVLARDILAQAMYGRAYGQLLADAPLAALNLDARNVTFEAESYMATDAERFAQVKPLLWLWKNLDLTPVGQNPVTGIPVRRLLAGHIFKRVGRNFKCWQNVEFSVGYNMEVGDDVVVHRYVLLDDIGGIELHDGASVSDYVNIYSHTHSVLDGPDVTLRRTVIGRGARITYHSTVLAGSVISDDAMLATHALLRGDIPPHGIAMGVPAKVTRFKLRLPREYDVDARVYPHDPGRKANPQFPGPTPNQTRKPAPEENQVRTPQEQS, encoded by the coding sequence GTGACGTGGCTGAAGCCGGTGAGCATCGACGGAGACGCGCAGGCCGCGTATAATGAGTTCCTGCGTGACCTGGAGGGGCGCCTCGCGGACCCGGCGACCGACCGGAGCGTGCTGGCGCGGGACATCCTCGCGCAGGCGATGTACGGGCGGGCGTACGGGCAACTCCTCGCGGACGCGCCCCTCGCGGCCCTGAACCTCGACGCGCGCAACGTGACCTTCGAGGCCGAGTCCTACATGGCGACCGACGCCGAGAGGTTCGCGCAGGTCAAGCCGCTGCTGTGGCTGTGGAAGAACCTCGACCTCACCCCGGTTGGGCAAAATCCGGTGACGGGCATTCCGGTGCGCCGCCTGCTCGCGGGGCACATCTTCAAGCGGGTCGGGCGCAACTTCAAGTGCTGGCAGAACGTCGAGTTCTCGGTCGGGTATAACATGGAGGTCGGCGACGACGTGGTGGTGCACCGTTACGTGCTGCTCGACGACATCGGCGGGATCGAGCTGCACGACGGCGCCTCGGTGAGCGACTACGTGAACATCTACAGCCACACGCACTCGGTCCTCGACGGGCCGGACGTGACCCTGCGCCGCACCGTGATCGGGCGCGGCGCGCGCATCACCTACCACTCGACGGTGCTCGCGGGCAGCGTGATCAGCGACGACGCGATGCTCGCCACCCACGCCCTGCTGCGGGGCGACATTCCCCCGCACGGCATCGCGATGGGCGTGCCCGCCAAGGTGACCCGCTTCAAGCTGCGCCTGCCGAGAGAGTACGACGTGGACGCCCGCGTCTACCCGCACGACCCCGGGCGCAAGGCCAACCCGCAGTTTCCGGGCCCCACGCCCAACCAGACGCGCAAGCCCGCGCCCGAGGAGAATCAGGTCAGGACCCCGCAGGAACAGAGCTGA
- a CDS encoding DNA-binding protein: MTKRSKVFVPAVVTVASVGVAAGAALLARNRKDDVKDFIVAQVFERPAARASYTELGQALERGGNLIAGRAARAADTEANRGTLTHIIGIERWGQNRLRVALGQREFERDEHHPYKPPAGVTLRELQDLLSQTRSQTVDLTRQLHAAPPPEGTTVEHNSLGPLTPKGWLRYLNQHADLESRRLRGAKEG, from the coding sequence ATGACCAAACGCAGCAAGGTGTTCGTGCCCGCCGTGGTGACGGTCGCCAGCGTCGGCGTGGCTGCCGGAGCCGCCCTCTTGGCCCGCAACCGCAAGGATGACGTCAAAGACTTCATCGTCGCCCAGGTGTTCGAGCGCCCGGCGGCCAGAGCGAGTTACACCGAACTCGGGCAGGCGCTGGAGCGGGGCGGCAACCTCATCGCGGGGCGCGCCGCCCGCGCCGCCGACACCGAGGCGAACCGCGGGACCCTCACCCACATCATCGGGATCGAGCGGTGGGGGCAAAACCGGCTGCGGGTGGCGCTGGGCCAGCGCGAGTTCGAGCGCGACGAACATCACCCCTACAAGCCCCCCGCGGGCGTGACCCTGCGCGAGCTTCAGGACCTCCTCTCGCAGACCCGCTCGCAAACGGTGGACCTCACCCGGCAACTCCACGCCGCTCCCCCGCCCGAGGGCACGACCGTGGAGCACAACAGCCTGGGGCCGCTCACCCCCAAGGGCTGGCTGCGCTACCTCAACCAGCACGCCGACCTGGAGAGCCGCCGCCTGCGCGGGGCGAAGGAAGGCTGA
- a CDS encoding DUF488 family protein yields the protein MTLPPLLTIGYENADLDAFLATLGAHGVTLLVDTRERAQSRRRGYSKTALSNALRKRGTLYRHLRALGTPPSLRKEYRLSHDFGLLTRGYHAHLAAQGEALEELGTLAAGHRTCLLCYEADPGACHRSLIAARLRELGLVGEVEHLHVGSP from the coding sequence ATGACGTTGCCTCCCCTGCTGACCATCGGCTACGAGAACGCCGATCTGGACGCCTTCCTCGCCACCCTGGGCGCGCACGGCGTGACCCTGCTCGTGGACACGCGCGAGCGGGCGCAAAGCCGCCGCCGGGGCTACAGCAAGACGGCGCTGTCGAACGCCCTGCGGAAGCGCGGCACCCTGTACCGCCACCTGCGCGCCCTGGGAACCCCGCCCAGCCTGCGCAAGGAGTACCGCCTGAGCCACGACTTCGGCCTCCTGACGCGCGGCTACCACGCCCACCTCGCCGCGCAGGGGGAGGCGCTGGAGGAACTGGGCACCCTTGCCGCCGGACACCGCACCTGCCTGCTGTGCTACGAGGCCGATCCCGGCGCGTGCCACCGCTCGCTGATCGCCGCCCGGTTGCGGGAGCTGGGATTGGTGGGGGAAGTGGAGCACCTCCATGTCGGGAGCCCCTGA
- a CDS encoding PilT/PilU family type 4a pilus ATPase, giving the protein MSVLNGLLQVMVKGGASDIHLRAGTAPAGRVNGLIQRFGEARLTPEHVEVFAREMMNRPGMWEDFVTRREADFAYGVPGLARFRVNAYFQRGSVGLIMRVIEDKPIPSFADLGLPASTFEGLAAHERGLILVTGPTGSGKTTTLASIIDYINATSPVNIVTLEDPIEVVHRDKTALISQRELGTDTMTFSAGLRASMRQDPDVILIGEMRDKETVEAALSAAQTGHLVFSTLHTQDAVRTVNRIIDFFAPHERDQIRLGLSESLVAVISQRLLPRLGGGRVLGMEILLGTPTVRECLKDVDRMEEIKQALMEGGARGMHTFDQHLAELVSAGLMSEDDAMQAATSPHELKIMMMTRQYA; this is encoded by the coding sequence ATGAGCGTTCTGAACGGACTACTTCAGGTCATGGTCAAGGGGGGGGCCAGCGACATCCACCTGCGGGCGGGAACGGCCCCGGCGGGCCGCGTGAACGGCCTGATCCAGCGCTTCGGCGAGGCGCGGCTGACGCCCGAGCACGTCGAGGTCTTCGCCCGCGAGATGATGAACCGCCCCGGCATGTGGGAGGACTTCGTGACCCGCCGCGAGGCCGACTTCGCCTACGGGGTGCCGGGCCTCGCCCGCTTCCGGGTGAACGCCTACTTCCAGCGCGGCTCGGTGGGCCTGATCATGCGCGTGATCGAGGACAAGCCCATCCCCTCCTTCGCCGACCTCGGCCTCCCCGCCTCCACCTTCGAGGGCCTCGCGGCCCACGAGCGCGGCCTGATCCTGGTGACCGGGCCCACCGGCTCGGGCAAGACCACCACCCTCGCTTCCATCATCGACTACATCAACGCGACGAGCCCGGTGAACATCGTCACCCTCGAAGACCCCATCGAGGTCGTCCACCGCGACAAGACGGCCCTGATCTCCCAGCGCGAACTCGGCACCGACACGATGACCTTCTCCGCCGGGCTGCGCGCCTCCATGCGCCAGGACCCCGACGTGATCCTGATCGGCGAGATGCGCGACAAGGAGACCGTGGAGGCCGCCCTCTCCGCCGCGCAGACCGGGCACCTCGTCTTCTCCACCCTGCACACCCAGGACGCCGTGCGGACGGTCAACCGCATCATCGACTTCTTTGCCCCCCACGAGCGCGACCAGATTCGCCTGGGGCTGTCGGAGAGTCTCGTCGCCGTCATCAGCCAGCGCCTGTTGCCGAGGCTGGGCGGCGGGCGCGTGCTGGGCATGGAAATCCTGCTGGGCACCCCCACCGTCCGCGAGTGCCTCAAGGACGTGGACCGCATGGAGGAGATCAAGCAGGCCCTGATGGAGGGCGGCGCGCGCGGGATGCACACCTTCGACCAGCACCTCGCCGAACTCGTCTCCGCGGGCCTGATGAGCGAGGACGACGCCATGCAGGCCGCCACCAGCCCCCACGAACTCAAAATCATGATGATGACCCGGCAGTACGCGTAA
- a CDS encoding antitoxin: MTRSKVFKSGNSQAVRIPQELALPYGEVEITRRGRDLIITPLKQQDGAAIYDALASIEGPIEREQPTEQQEREPIL, translated from the coding sequence ATGACCAGAAGCAAAGTTTTCAAAAGTGGGAACAGCCAGGCGGTCCGGATTCCCCAGGAACTCGCTTTGCCTTACGGCGAGGTCGAGATTACCCGCCGTGGCCGAGATTTGATCATCACACCGCTCAAGCAACAGGACGGGGCCGCGATCTACGACGCCCTGGCCTCTATCGAAGGGCCCATCGAGCGCGAGCAGCCCACGGAGCAACAGGAGCGGGAACCCATCCTGTGA
- a CDS encoding PIN domain-containing protein produces MSRPRLYLLDTNICISIMNEDPRRVRARMAEVTEAGHSLGISSLSLHELWFGVWRSSRQATNARRLTNFLADLYVFPFENSAAEKAAEVRASLTGLCQSGAALSRP; encoded by the coding sequence GTGAGCCGTCCCCGGCTGTATCTTCTCGACACCAACATCTGCATCTCCATCATGAACGAGGACCCGCGACGGGTGCGGGCACGGATGGCCGAGGTGACGGAGGCGGGCCACAGCCTCGGCATCTCCAGCCTCTCCCTCCATGAGTTGTGGTTCGGCGTGTGGCGGAGTTCCAGGCAGGCCACCAACGCCAGGCGACTCACCAACTTCCTGGCTGATCTGTACGTCTTTCCCTTCGAGAACAGCGCCGCAGAAAAAGCCGCCGAAGTCCGCGCCAGTCTAACAGGACTTTGTCAGTCAGGGGCGGCGCTCAGCCG